TTGAATCCTGGGTCAGAGTCTGGTCAATGCGAATGCCGATCTCTGTTCCCGGTGTCATATCTCCCTCAACCAAATGTGCTTGAATCAGTTTTTGCGCTAAATTTAAGCCCATGATTTCAATTCCCTTCCCAGAAGTGATGATTCAGAAATTGGATTTTTGCTCATCTAAATCCTTCATAAACGGGAAGTTCTAACGTCTAGTTAACAAATTCTTTCCAATAGCTGAGGGCATCGGCCAGAACATAGGCTGCTAAACCCGGCACAGTCACATAGCGGACTTTGATGGTCTCTAAAGCCATTTCTCCCGCCTTCTCTTTATTAACCACCACCACCCAATCATCTCCCGGAAGTGCCACTGTTTTCGGAACTCTATTGGCATTAAAGATTACGCAGATCTGGTGCCAGGGCTCCCTTGGCGCGTCAGTAATCACAAAACCTACCATATGCCCTGCCGGCATCGGCAGAAACCGCAGTTTGTTGCGAACTTCTTCCCCTGTTTGCATCCGAAATCCCGGGTGGCGGCGGCGGAGCAGAATCAAGCCCTGGACATAGCGGAACACATCAAAATAGCGGGCTTTCCGGGACCAATCGATTTTGTTGACTTCATCCCCCGCATTGTAGCTGTTGGAATGGCCATTTTTGGTGCGCAAAAACTCGGAGCCGGAGTGGAGAAAAGGTACGCCCTGGGAGGTCAGGACAACTGCCAGCGCCATCTTGTGCATGGCAATCCGCTCCTCTTCGCTGTCGGCTGGATTGGTCACAGCAAGCTTATCCCAGAGCGTTAAGTTGTCGTGGGCGGAGCAGTAGTTAATCGCCTGAGCCGGTTCCGCCGCCCAGGCAAAGCGGGAGTAGAGCACCTGATTATAATCAACTTGATCATGGGCGGTGGCTCCCACTACCCCACATTTGATGCTTTCCTCCATACCAGCAGCTCCGTTAACAAATCCGGCTTGGTTTTCGAAAAACACATGGCCTTTAATGGCATCCCGGAGATCATCATTGAAAACTCCGGTACCCGGCAGCTGCCGCACATTGCCCTTGATGGCTTTAAGATGATCCGGTAGCGGCGAATGGCCTCCCACCCAGCCTTCACCAAACATGATGATGGCAGGATCGATCTGGTTTAACCGGCTGCGGATCTCATTGATCGTGGCAATATCGAATAAACCCATGAGATCAAAGCGGAATCCATCAATTATGTACTCCTCGGCCCAATAGCAAATCGAGTCAATAATCATTTTCCGCACCATATACCGCTCCGTGGCCAGCTCATTGCCGCAGCCGGACCCGTCCGTGAATGTGCCGTGAGCGTCCTGGCGGTAGTAATAGCCAGGGACCAGCTTGTTGAGGTGAGAATTTTTGCTTAAATATGTGTGGTTGTAAACTACGTCCATGATGATCCGAAAGCCGTGTTCCTTCAAGGTGAGGATCATCTGCTTAAGTTCTCTGATGCGGACAACTCCGTGATAGGGATCGGTGGCGTATGACCCTTCCGGAATATTGTAGTTTTGGGGATCATAACCCCAGTTGTATTCTTCATCATCAAATCTGCTTTCATCGACGGTACAAAAGTCATAAACAGGCATCAGCTGAATATGGGTCACTCCCAGCTCTTTTAAATGGCTTAATCCAGTAGCCAGTTTTTGGGGACTAGAAGTGCCGACCTCAGCTAAACCTAGGTATTTACCCCTATGCTTGACTCCCGATGATTCATCGATGGTAAAATCGCGGATGTGCAGTTCATAGATGACCGCATCGGTAAAATGATCAAGGGGAGCTGTTTTCAGCAGATCCCAGCCTTGGGGATTAGTGCGGTTGAGATCCACCACCATGCCCCGCTTGCCATTAACCCCGCAGGCTTTAGCATAGGGATCCACTACCTCAGCGGAACCTTCATATGTAGTTACCAGGTAGTTGTAATACACGCCGTGGAGATCTCCCATCAGCTCTGCGGTCCACGTGCCTTTTTCACTTTTCAGCATTGGATGCTGCTCCCCCCCGGAGTCGTTGCCGGTGGGATAAATCACCAGCATTACTTTCTCCGCAGTGGGAGCCCACACCCGAAACCTGCTTTTATCCGGAAAATATGTTGCACCTAAATCGTTCCCAGTGTAGTGATAGCGTGCGGCAAACTCTTGACTAGTAAAATCTAGCTTCAGCTCCGGCATCGGGCACCATTCCCTTACTATTCTCTGATTCTTCCTTAGTGTGTCTTAATTGTGGGGACAATAAAACACCATTTACCGGATTCGTGCAGTTTCTTCCGGTAAATGGTGCTGATTGCTTCAAATTACTGCGGCAGATAGGTTTTCAGTTCGACTGAGTTGCGGATCAGCTCGCGGCCTTCCTCCAGGTTCTTGATTTCGCCTTTAGCCATCAGCTGAGCTAGGATATTGCCCATGGCGGTCGCTTCGATGGGACCAGTAATCACTTTCCGTCCAGTGATATTGGCAGTGAACTGGCAGAGGATTTCGGCTTGAATGCCGCCGCCCACCATGTGGATCGTTTCAATCTTTCTGCCGATCATCTGCTCCAGCCGTTCAATCGTCATCTTATAGCTTACCGCCAAGCTCTCATAAACAGTTCTGGCCATTTCGCCGTAGGTCTCCGGTACATCCTGGTTGGTTTCCCGGCAGTACGCGGCGATTGCCTCAGGCATATTTTCCGGGCTTAAGAAGCGAGGATCATCGGGATCAATGATCGCCTTAAGGGGCGCTTTTTCCGCAGCTTGACTGATGTCGCTCCAGGACAGATCCATGCCGTCCCGGTTCCAGATCCGGCGGCACTCCTGAATCAGCCACAGCCCGCTGATGTTTTTCAGGAAGCGGACTGTTTTGTTGACTCCGCCTTCATTAGTGAAGTTTTCTTTTTGCGACAGCTCATTGATAACCGGCTCCGGCAGCTCCATACCTAACAGCGACCAGGTACCGCTGCTGATGTAAATGCTGTTCTCGCTGTCGGTCAGGGGGGTGGCTGCCACGGCAGACGCAGTATCATGGCTGCCCACAGCAATCACCGGGATATCGTAGTTGACGCCGGTCTGCTGCTTTATATTCTCGGTAATGGTGCCAATTACCTCACCTGGGAAGATGATATCCTGCATAATATCTAAGGGCAGGTTCAGCTTTGCAAACAGCGGCTCAGCCCAAGCAAATGTCTGAGGATTGCACATCTGTGATGTGGAAGCAATCGTGTATTCATTGTACTTTTTACCGGTTAGGAAGAAGTTGAGCAGATCTGGGATGAACAAGAGACTTTTAGCATTTTCCAGCATCCACGGCCGGTACTTCCGCTCTGCATAGAGCTGGATCAGGGTGTTAATCTGCATAAACTGGATGCCGGTGTTGGCATAAATCTCATCAGCGCTCACTTTGGTAAAGATCTCGTCTAACAGATCATCGGTGCGCTTATCCCGGTAGTGGTAGGGATTGCCCATGAGATTGTCGTTTTCATCTAAGAGACCGTAATCCACACCCCAGGTATCGATGCCCAGGCTGTCAATGCGGTCTACCGCTTGGTTTGCCTTCATCAATCCGGTTTTGATCTGGGCATATAGATCCAAGATATTCCAATAGAGATGGCCGTTGATATTCTCAGCGCCGTTGGGAAACTTGTGGACTTCCAGCAGCTCAATTTTCGTGCCATCATATTGACCGATAATCGCCCGGCCGTTTGACGCGCCTAAGTCAAAGGCCAGTAAATTTAATTTCCGTGCCATGTAATCACCTCAACTATTATTTGCATACGCCAACGGTTATGAGAATATTGGCGTAGGTGCGTGTGTCTGCTGATACTAGTACTAAACAGAGATCAGGATTGTCTACTGCGCAGTCATAAAACTCAAAGCGCCCTAACCTGTTAAACTCCGCGGTCTCCGGGAGAATCTTTTTAAACTCAGCGAAGATTTCCGGCTCCGGCCCTTCCGCTGGCGCCATTACAGTGGCTGCTTCGATTTCAATCGTATCGGCAATTACCTGCAGCAGATCAGTTACCGATACCAATCCGGGGCTGATATTTAAGTAGATCTTTTCAACTCCCGGTTTAGTCTTGGTAGACGCGGGATAGTGACCATCGGTGATCAGGATCTGCGCACCGTGACCGGCGGCAGCCAAAGCTCTGATAATATCCGGATGGAGCAGTTTAGTTTTTAACATCAGAACACACCTCCGTGGGAAGATTAAGCACCCAAATGCAGCAGTTCGAGTGCATTTGGGTGCAGAGTATTTTTTATTTTACTTTCTTCAAGCGGATCACATTCCAGGACAGGGGTGCAAGCACCGATCTGACGGTGTTTTGATCTACTGCGGTTTTTCCATCTTCAGTCGGAGCAACATTGTTGGGATTGTCCTTGGAGTTAACTGCTTTTACATCGGTATTGGTGAGGACAATGTGTTTGTCCAATGCAAGCTCGCCGTAACCCCGGAGTTCAGTTTCTAGTTCCAGCTCTTCATCGAGACTGCGGTTGACTGCAAAGACGGTGAGGTAATCCTCATCGTTATCGACAGCGATTGCTTCGAGGTATGGAACATCCTTAAAGCGCTTACTGTCGTATTTCGGCGAGTCAATTACCGGCTGCAGCACTGTGCCTCTGCCGAAGTTGGAAGCGTGCATGTACGGATAGAAGATAGTCTGCCGCCACGCTGGACCCATGTTTTCGGTCATAATCGGCGCAATCACGTTAACAAGCTGAGCTTGACAGCCGATTTTTACCCGGTCCGCGTGCTTGAGCAGAGATATTAACAGCGTGCCCACAACCAGGGCATCCTCATGGGTGTAAATGTCTTCAAGCTGCGGCGGTGCAACCTGCCACGGCTCTAACTGACGGTCCTGGGCATGGGAATGGAACCAAACATTCCACTCATCAAAGGAAAGGTAGAGTGTTTTGCGGCTGCGTTTCTTTGCTTTAACATAGTCGCAGACAGCAATTACTGTTTTAATGAACTGATCCATATCCAGAGATGATGCTAAGAAACTTGGTGTATCATCGTGGGGATTGCCGTAGTATGTATGGAGCGAAATGTAATCGACAACATCATAGCAGTGATCTAAAACGGTAGCTTCCCACTCCGGAAACGTTCTCATTCCGCTGTTGGAGCTGCCGCAGGCCACCAGTTTGATGGAAGGATCCAGCATTTTCATCACTTTACCGGTTTCAGCTGCCAGCCTGCCGTATTCGTGGGCAGTTTTGTGCCCGATCTGCCAGGGACCATCCATTTCATTACCCAAACACCAAACCTTAATATTGTGTGGATCTTCGTAGCCATGGGAACGGCGCAGATCACTCCAGTAGCTGCCCGATGGATGGTTGCAGTACTCTAAGAGATTGCGGGCAGCATCAATGCCTCTTGTGCCCAGGTTGACTGCCATCATCGGCTCTGTGCCGGCTTTTTTAGTCCAATCCATAAACTCGTTGACGCCCACTTCGTTTGTTTCAACAGTTCTCCAAGCCAGCTCCAGGCGGCGGGGACGCTCTTCCTTAGGTCCGACCCCGTCCTCCCAGTTGTAGCCGGATACAAAGTTACCGCCGGGATAGCGGACAATCGGCACGTCGATTTCCCGCACCAGATCGATTACGTCCTGGCGGAAACCATCATCATCAGCTGTAGGATGTCCCGGTTCATAAATACCACCGTATACTGCTCTACCTAAGTGTTCGACAAAAGAACCAAATAATCTCTTGTCCACTTCTCCAATCTTAAAGTCTTTTTCAATTATTAACCTTGCTTTCATGCCTACACCTCGATTCTTAATCCATTTTACCAAATCAATTCACGGAAAGGCTTCCGTTTTCCTGCATTTTCCAAAGGTTTTTTGGACAGAAGGGGGAAGTCCCCCTTCTGTTACTATTCGATGCGAACTGCCTTTTCCTGGGCAATTAAGCAGAGTTCGGCAGCCTTAAAGGCGTGCTCTTGGGTCATCGCGTTTTCAGTGCGGTTTAAGCAGTCAAGAATCAGCTGGCCGAAGAAAGGATAGCCAACCTTGCCTCTTAAGGAGAAGTGGAACTCCCCTTCATTATTGACCAAGTAAAGCTGGTCTCCTCCCATCTTTCTGCCGATGTCAACGTACTTGCGCAGTTCAATATAGCCGTCGGTACCGAGAATCAGGGTGCGGCCGTCCCCCCAGGTGCTTAAGCCATCCGGTGTGTACCAGTCTACCCTGAAGTAGTTGGTGGCACCATTATCGCCGACTAGGTTGGCATCGCCGAAATCCTCCAGCTCCGGATACTGATCCTTGTAGCTGTAATTGGCGACGCGGCTGCTGACAACTTCCGCATCTTTACAATCTGCGTAGTAGAGGAACTGCTCGATTTGGTGCGAGCCGATATCGATTAGTATCCCACCGTATTGATCCTTTTCAAAGAACCACTGCGGCCGGCTGGGAGCATTCAATCTGTGCGGCCCTAAACCGATTACCTGAAGCACCCTGCCGATTGCGCCGTCCTTAATCAAAGCTCCGGCGTGAACCGCGCTTTCCACATGAAGTCTTTCACTGTAATAAACAGCGTACTTCAAGCCAGTCTCAGCGCACTTCTGCCGCGCCCGCTCCAGCTGCTCCAAAGTGGTAAATGGAGCTTTGTCGGTAAAGTAGTCTTTGCCGTGATCCATTACCCGCAGTCCCAAATCGCAGCGGAGAGCAGGGATCGCTGCCCCGGCCACCATTTGAACTTCCGGATCCTGCAGCACCTGCTGCTCGCTTTCAGCAATTTTAACCTGCGGATAGCGCTTCGCAAAGGCGGCTGCTTTCTCCGGATCCGGATCGTACACCCATTTGAGGGTTGCGCCGGCCTCAATCAGACCGTTGGACATCCCATAGATGTGGCCGTGGTCGAGGCCCACAGCAGCAAAGATAAAATCGCCCGGTTTGCAGACAGGATCCGGCTTCCCCTGGGGCGCGTAGTTCATACCATCGCGTTTATCCAAGCTGACCACTTCCTTCTACTTAAATGGATTAAACTCAGTCAGTCCTTCCAGGCTTACAGTTTCAGTGGGCTGAGCCCATTCTACCCCGATATCCGAGAGCAGTTTTCTTTCTGCGCAGGCTTTGTCCATCAAGGGCACAATATCTTGGACCAGGGTGCGCAGATCGCCTTTTTCTTCAAATTCTTTTACGTACTCAGCTGGAATCTCCCGCACCTTCTTGGAAGATAAGTAGAGCCCATTGACCGCCAGCACAAAGCTGCGGGTATTCTCCAGTGTGGATGGCAGCTGATCGATTTCACCGCGGAACTTCTTAGCCGGAAGTCGGAATACCTCCAGGTAGGGATCAAGTCCTTCGTTGTCAAACTCTTCGACTCGGCCGTCATTCCAGGTAATCTTGGTTTTCTCGGTGTTCACCCAGGTTACCACAGCTTTGTCGGTAACAATTTCGGTAACCGGTCCGTAGTTAACATCTGGGCAGTGGGTTACGTAGAAGTAGATGCCGACATCGTCTTTAGTTTTGATTTCAAGACAGGTAGTGTCACTGGATTGAATATAGGTATGGCCGCGGTACATTTCCGCTCTGATCGTTTTCAGCTCAGCGCTGTCCTGCTCAGTGGTGCCCGCTAAGAAGAGCATATTCTGGAGATAGTGGGCCAGCGCGTTGTGAACCGGTCCATCTAAGACCAGCTGGCTGTTGTAGACTAAGCGTCCAGCCCAAGCGTTGCGGTCATAGTAGGACTTTAGGCGCGGCCAGTATCCCCGGGTAGCAATATTCTGCAGTTTGCCCAGCTCACCGTTTAAGAGCATTTTCTTCAGTTTATGGATGGTGCGGCTGTGCATAAACTGGAATCCAACCGAGCAGAATTTACCGGTTTCCTGCTCAACTCTGCGCAGGTAATCCATTTCATCGATGGTGGGAACCGGCGGCTTTTCCATAATGACATCATAGCCTGCCAGCATCGCTTTGGCAGCCAGTTCACCGTGGCTGGGAATGGAAGTGGGCAGGCAGATAATATCTACGGTGTCTTTGGCTTCGTTGAGCAGCTGCTCATAGTAATTGTAGATAGTTACTCCTTCTGCTTTTAACTCTTCAACCCGCTTGGCATTGCGTTTTTGGTCAGTTACAAC
The window above is part of the Bacillota bacterium genome. Proteins encoded here:
- the pulA gene encoding type I pullulanase yields the protein MPELKLDFTSQEFAARYHYTGNDLGATYFPDKSRFRVWAPTAEKVMLVIYPTGNDSGGEQHPMLKSEKGTWTAELMGDLHGVYYNYLVTTYEGSAEVVDPYAKACGVNGKRGMVVDLNRTNPQGWDLLKTAPLDHFTDAVIYELHIRDFTIDESSGVKHRGKYLGLAEVGTSSPQKLATGLSHLKELGVTHIQLMPVYDFCTVDESRFDDEEYNWGYDPQNYNIPEGSYATDPYHGVVRIRELKQMILTLKEHGFRIIMDVVYNHTYLSKNSHLNKLVPGYYYRQDAHGTFTDGSGCGNELATERYMVRKMIIDSICYWAEEYIIDGFRFDLMGLFDIATINEIRSRLNQIDPAIIMFGEGWVGGHSPLPDHLKAIKGNVRQLPGTGVFNDDLRDAIKGHVFFENQAGFVNGAAGMEESIKCGVVGATAHDQVDYNQVLYSRFAWAAEPAQAINYCSAHDNLTLWDKLAVTNPADSEEERIAMHKMALAVVLTSQGVPFLHSGSEFLRTKNGHSNSYNAGDEVNKIDWSRKARYFDVFRYVQGLILLRRRHPGFRMQTGEEVRNKLRFLPMPAGHMVGFVITDAPREPWHQICVIFNANRVPKTVALPGDDWVVVVNKEKAGEMALETIKVRYVTVPGLAAYVLADALSYWKEFVN
- a CDS encoding rhamnulokinase, which translates into the protein MARKLNLLAFDLGASNGRAIIGQYDGTKIELLEVHKFPNGAENINGHLYWNILDLYAQIKTGLMKANQAVDRIDSLGIDTWGVDYGLLDENDNLMGNPYHYRDKRTDDLLDEIFTKVSADEIYANTGIQFMQINTLIQLYAERKYRPWMLENAKSLLFIPDLLNFFLTGKKYNEYTIASTSQMCNPQTFAWAEPLFAKLNLPLDIMQDIIFPGEVIGTITENIKQQTGVNYDIPVIAVGSHDTASAVAATPLTDSENSIYISSGTWSLLGMELPEPVINELSQKENFTNEGGVNKTVRFLKNISGLWLIQECRRIWNRDGMDLSWSDISQAAEKAPLKAIIDPDDPRFLSPENMPEAIAAYCRETNQDVPETYGEMARTVYESLAVSYKMTIERLEQMIGRKIETIHMVGGGIQAEILCQFTANITGRKVITGPIEATAMGNILAQLMAKGEIKNLEEGRELIRNSVELKTYLPQ
- a CDS encoding RbsD or FucU transport, yielding MLKTKLLHPDIIRALAAAGHGAQILITDGHYPASTKTKPGVEKIYLNISPGLVSVTDLLQVIADTIEIEAATVMAPAEGPEPEIFAEFKKILPETAEFNRLGRFEFYDCAVDNPDLCLVLVSADTRTYANILITVGVCK
- a CDS encoding alpha-N-arabinofuranosidase encodes the protein MKARLIIEKDFKIGEVDKRLFGSFVEHLGRAVYGGIYEPGHPTADDDGFRQDVIDLVREIDVPIVRYPGGNFVSGYNWEDGVGPKEERPRRLELAWRTVETNEVGVNEFMDWTKKAGTEPMMAVNLGTRGIDAARNLLEYCNHPSGSYWSDLRRSHGYEDPHNIKVWCLGNEMDGPWQIGHKTAHEYGRLAAETGKVMKMLDPSIKLVACGSSNSGMRTFPEWEATVLDHCYDVVDYISLHTYYGNPHDDTPSFLASSLDMDQFIKTVIAVCDYVKAKKRSRKTLYLSFDEWNVWFHSHAQDRQLEPWQVAPPQLEDIYTHEDALVVGTLLISLLKHADRVKIGCQAQLVNVIAPIMTENMGPAWRQTIFYPYMHASNFGRGTVLQPVIDSPKYDSKRFKDVPYLEAIAVDNDEDYLTVFAVNRSLDEELELETELRGYGELALDKHIVLTNTDVKAVNSKDNPNNVAPTEDGKTAVDQNTVRSVLAPLSWNVIRLKKVK
- a CDS encoding Gfo/Idh/MocA family oxidoreductase, which translates into the protein MDKRDGMNYAPQGKPDPVCKPGDFIFAAVGLDHGHIYGMSNGLIEAGATLKWVYDPDPEKAAAFAKRYPQVKIAESEQQVLQDPEVQMVAGAAIPALRCDLGLRVMDHGKDYFTDKAPFTTLEQLERARQKCAETGLKYAVYYSERLHVESAVHAGALIKDGAIGRVLQVIGLGPHRLNAPSRPQWFFEKDQYGGILIDIGSHQIEQFLYYADCKDAEVVSSRVANYSYKDQYPELEDFGDANLVGDNGATNYFRVDWYTPDGLSTWGDGRTLILGTDGYIELRKYVDIGRKMGGDQLYLVNNEGEFHFSLRGKVGYPFFGQLILDCLNRTENAMTQEHAFKAAELCLIAQEKAVRIE
- a CDS encoding Gfo/Idh/MocA family oxidoreductase; translated protein: MSVRFAIVGVRNFANAHYRRVKQLEETGEGKLVAVVVTDQKRNAKRVEELKAEGVTIYNYYEQLLNEAKDTVDIICLPTSIPSHGELAAKAMLAGYDVIMEKPPVPTIDEMDYLRRVEQETGKFCSVGFQFMHSRTIHKLKKMLLNGELGKLQNIATRGYWPRLKSYYDRNAWAGRLVYNSQLVLDGPVHNALAHYLQNMLFLAGTTEQDSAELKTIRAEMYRGHTYIQSSDTTCLEIKTKDDVGIYFYVTHCPDVNYGPVTEIVTDKAVVTWVNTEKTKITWNDGRVEEFDNEGLDPYLEVFRLPAKKFRGEIDQLPSTLENTRSFVLAVNGLYLSSKKVREIPAEYVKEFEEKGDLRTLVQDIVPLMDKACAERKLLSDIGVEWAQPTETVSLEGLTEFNPFK